A segment of the Robbsia sp. KACC 23696 genome:
GGAAAGGGTAGAGCAGCGACAGCGACTGTCGGCCGTCCAAGGCCGCATGGGCTTCCGCATAACCGCTGCCATAGCTTGCGCCGAACGACAATAATCCCAATACCGCGACGAGCAGGCCGCAAAGGGCGCCGAATACGACCGGCCGTTCGGCGCGAATGCGCGCGATCGGTTGTGGAATCCAGCGTGTGCTGTTGACGATCAGCCAGCACGCGCCGCCGCCGGCGATACCGGTGACGACGGCCACGGCGACGCACGCCAGAATCAACATCTTCGGAAAATCGGTGCGGACCTCGATCGTGCCGAAATAGGTGTAGTTGCCGTTGATGCCAAGCGCGACGATACCGGCGAAGATGATCGCCGTGATCACCACGCCGCTGGCGCGCTGCTCGAAATTGCGCGCCAGTTCCTCGATCGCGAATACGATCCCGGCCAAGGGCGTGTTGAAGGCGGCCGACAGACCGGCGGCGGCACCGGCCAGCGCCAGTTGGCGCTCAAGCGCGACCGTGGAGTTGCGATAGAAGCGGCGCAACTGGTACATCAAGGACGCCGCAACCTGAACGGTCGGGCCTTCGCGACCGATCGTGAACCCGCCGAGAATCGCGATGAAGGAGATGCCGATCTTGCCGACGATGATGCGCGGCGTCAGCAAGGTGCTCCCGAGCGAGGCGTCGCGATGCAGCATCGCCACCACCTGCGGAATGCCGCTGCCTTCCGATCCTTTGAAGAAGGTGCGGGTGAGCCACACGCAGAGGG
Coding sequences within it:
- a CDS encoding chloride channel protein yields the protein MPRSFASLSSMTQHRVHQLWQDYGIIWMGAIVAGLIAVGYAKLIDYGFTLFSSLRDMSIWAPLVVTPAVGALCVWLTRTFFKGSEGSGIPQVVAMLHRDASLGSTLLTPRIIVGKIGISFIAILGGFTIGREGPTVQVAASLMYQLRRFYRNSTVALERQLALAGAAAGLSAAFNTPLAGIVFAIEELARNFEQRASGVVITAIIFAGIVALGINGNYTYFGTIEVRTDFPKMLILACVAVAVVTGIAGGGACWLIVNSTRWIPQPIARIRAERPVVFGALCGLLVAVLGLLSFGASYGSGYAEAHAALDGRQSLSLLYPFLKIASMIASYLPGIPGGIFAPSLAIGAGLGNLLHEVFGSLSIPLLIALGMVGFLSAITQAPITAFVIVMEMINGHALVISLMVTSLLASRVSKLFAPPFYETLALRYAVQPAPSAPPPTAESATAAAVHDPSSEDDGANKKMPDSEKPPTPQV